The following are from one region of the Candidatus Woesearchaeota archaeon genome:
- a CDS encoding DUF2334 domain-containing protein, whose product MTRKKIFFSLLMVFFLALLFVSPNIFTTFFVRTPTGMYLITNDSDQGVDCAPRYPSIPTIILRMDDIGANRYSDTRFVLVDEIIAKNISLVLGVIPDNLEQDIPLVKALQTYAAHPKIEIAQHGYEHASNEFENMSEEDAAEAIDKGRAILMKDIGVVPFTFIPPSNSYSKGTINALKQKGFHVISAKEDEYRFDGTLFFVGKNVETYDFYHQRFIPAEEILQTCTDHLLLTHLCVVTIHPQDFLNEQFELETQQFTEFLNMLDRVSVIGVQFNSFKDLMSCETTKRSSVKIVS is encoded by the coding sequence ATGACGAGGAAGAAAATCTTCTTCAGCTTGCTCATGGTGTTTTTCCTGGCTCTTTTGTTTGTGTCACCGAATATTTTCACGACCTTTTTTGTCCGCACGCCAACAGGAATGTACCTAATAACGAACGACAGCGACCAAGGAGTTGATTGTGCCCCTCGCTACCCTTCGATCCCTACCATTATCCTCAGGATGGATGATATCGGCGCAAATAGGTACAGTGACACACGTTTTGTTCTTGTAGATGAGATCATTGCAAAAAATATTTCATTGGTCCTTGGTGTTATTCCTGATAATCTTGAGCAGGACATTCCTTTAGTAAAGGCTTTACAAACGTATGCTGCTCATCCAAAGATTGAAATTGCCCAACACGGTTATGAGCATGCTTCCAATGAATTTGAAAATATGTCTGAAGAGGATGCTGCAGAGGCTATTGATAAAGGCCGTGCGATATTGATGAAAGATATTGGTGTTGTACCCTTTACCTTTATTCCACCGTCGAATAGTTATTCGAAGGGAACCATCAATGCACTCAAGCAAAAAGGATTTCACGTCATTTCAGCGAAAGAAGACGAGTACCGCTTTGATGGGACTCTTTTTTTTGTAGGAAAAAACGTAGAGACCTATGACTTTTATCACCAGCGCTTTATTCCTGCTGAAGAGATACTCCAGACCTGTACTGACCATTTACTTTTAACCCACCTTTGCGTTGTCACTATTCATCCGCAGGACTTCCTTAATGAGCAATTTGAACTCGAAACGCAGCAGTTTACTGAATTCCTCAATATGCTTGATAGAGTTTCTGTTATTGGCGTTCAATTTAACAGTTTTAAGGATCTCATGAGTTGTGAAACCACCAAGAGAAGTAGCGTAAAGATCGTTAGTTAA